The Papaver somniferum cultivar HN1 chromosome 3, ASM357369v1, whole genome shotgun sequence genome includes a region encoding these proteins:
- the LOC113359934 gene encoding zinc finger BED domain-containing protein RICESLEEPER 2-like, whose translation MVDPLDGSTTVDCAPAPVSGEKEHKLRSDVWEYFDLIKYKDGSKKGVCKACKVGYKYDSQKGGTSSIKRHKCRERHSQDIGQMILSAKNGQLSSRVRKIDQMKFRDLISELLIARNVPLALVEWKEFRDICRMCLTSDMWTAVTTTGYISLTVHFLDQNWELKKYLLNFCELPPPHTGENLSANLFAMIEDWSRLVAKKILFNKGKYFHVCCCAHILALIVKDGLVKIDPVVLKLRKSVKSLKKSQVRKQKFLDIVDTLGMSAVRRGVRQDVKTRWNSTYLMLDSFLVYRSVFAHLKKVDSDYKDCPTDEEWDQIEVVTKFLKTFYDLTTLFSGSKYPTSNLYFEGVCQVQVLLKKESTNEIEFIRDMVKEMQEKFNSYWENLSPILSMALVLDPRLKLKYLNFAYSKLYPDVRQLESKVADVREDMKKLYNEYYTLSRASGSGTQNFGIQTGANSAHQESEWIQEYAATQESGGDLQSDLSKLDQYLSEKYGFINQPLDILMYWKAQEQ comes from the exons atggtAGATCCTTTGGATGGCTCTACAACTGTTGATTGTGCACCTGCACCAGTTTCAGGTGAAAAGGAACATAAACTTAGATCTGATGTTTGGGAATATTTTGATCTCATTAAATATAAAGATGGATCAAAGAAGGGAGTGTGCAAGGCTTGTAAAGTGGGATATAAATATGATAGCCAGAAAGGTGGAACCTCATCTATTAAAAGGCATAAGTGCCGTGAGCGTCATTCTCAGGACATAGGACAAATGATTTTATCTGCAAAGAATGGCCAGTTGTCTTCCCGCGTACGCAAAATTGATCAGATGAAGTTTCGGGATCTTATTTCAGAATTACTCATTGCAAGAAATGTCCCATTGGCTTTGGTGGAGTGGAAAGAATTTAGGGACATAT GTAGGATgtgtctaacatcagacatgtggaccGCTGTTACGACTACAGGGTATATAAGCTTAACTGTCCACTTTCTTGATCAAAATTGGGAATTAAAGAAGTATCTACTGAATTTTTGTgaacttccaccacctcatacag GTGAAAACCTTTCTGCCAATCTATttgcaatgatagaagattgg agtagacttgttgcaaagaagatcCTGTTTAACAAGGGAAAATACTTTCATGTGTGTTGCTGTGCTCACATCTTAGCTCTTATTGTAAAAgatggacttgtgaagattgatccaGTTGTGCTTAAGTTAAGAAAGTCAGTGAAGTCGCTTAAAAAGtcccaagtaagaaaacaaaaattcttggacATTGTTGATACTTTAGGAATGTCTGCAGTAAGAAGGGGTGTTCGTCAAGATGTTAAGACAAG AtggaattcaacttatcttatGTTAGACAGTTTTCTTGTGTATAGAAGTGTTTTCGCTCACTTGAAGAAGGTGGATTCAGACTATAAAGACTGCCCAACTGACGAAGAATGGGATCAAATTGAAGTGGTCACAAAGTTTCTCAAGACGTTTTATGATCTCACAACTTTAttttctggtagtaagtatcctacCTCCAATCTATATTTTGAAGGAGTTTGTCAAGTTCAGGtgttattaaaaaaagaaagcaCAAATGAAATTGAATTCATTAGGGACATGGTGAAAGAGATGCAAGAAAAGTTTAACAGTTATTGGGAGAACTTAAGTCCTATATTGTCCATGGCacttgtgttagatcctagattgAAACTGAAGTATCTAAACTTTGCTTATTCCAAGTTGTATCCTGATGTAAGACAATTAGAAAGTAAAGTTGCTGATGTGCGTGAAGATATGAAAAAACTTTATAATGAGTATTACACCTTGTCAAGAGCTTCTGGTAGTGGAACTCAGAATTTTGGTATTCAAACTGGTGCAAATTCTGCCCATCAAGAAAGTGAGTGGATCCAG GAATATGCTGCAACACAGGAAAGTGGTGGTGATCTGCAATCTGACTTGTCAAAGTTGGATCAATATCTTAGCGAGAAATATGGATTTATTAATCAACCGCTCGATATCCTAATGTATTGGAAAGCCCAGGAACAATGA